GGTCAGTCCCCGGATTCCACCGACAAAATCCACCCGGTCATCGGTCCGGGGGTCTCCGATATTCAAAATGGGTGTCAACAGGTTTTGATGCAATACCGACACATCCAGGCGATCCACGGGATCCTCCTCATCAAAGGAGCCAGGCAGAGCTTTCAATGTATACCACTGACCTTCCAAATACATTCCTACACAATGCTTTTCAGTCGGTCGGGCATCCTGAGCATAGCAAACTTTTTTTACATTAAATTTCTCTGCCACTTTCGCCAAAAAATCTTTTACCGACAATCCGTTCAAATCTTTCACGACACGGTTGTAATCGAGAATTTTCAAGTGGTTATGGGGAAAAAAGACGGCAAGAAACCAATTGTATTCTTCTTCACCAGTATGCTTTGGATTTGCTTCCCGGCGACGTTTCCCCACCATGGCAGCGGATTTGGACCGGTGGTGCCCGTCTGCCACATAGGCACATGGAAGATCTGCAAAGGCTTTCGCCAAGGCATGAAGGGTTTCTTCATCCTCAATGACCCACAGGGAATGGACAACACCATCCGATGCCGTAAAGAGATATACCGGTTTGTTCTGTCTTACCTTTTCCAGGATTTCATCGATGGATTCACTGGCCTGATATGTCAGGAAAACCGGTCCCGTATTGGCATTGGTTGTTTCAACATGCCGGATCCGGTCTTTTTCTTTCACCTCCCGGGTGAGTTCATGAATCTTGATTTTCCCTTCAAGGTAATCCTCCACATGGGCGGTGGCAACCAAACCATACTGACTGTGGTTACCCATTTTCTGGCCGTAAAGATATAAAACCGGCTTTTCATCCCGGATAAGCCATTTTTTCTGAATAAAATCCTGCAAATTTTCAGCAGCTTTTTCATAAACACGAGGATCATAGAGAGAGATATCCCCGGGCAGGTCAATTTCCGATTTTACCACGTGAAGAAAAGAGTAAGGATTTCCGTCAGCTTCTTTCCGTGCCTCTTCCGAATTCAACACATCATAGGGTTTTGAAGCAATCTTTGCCTCCAGTCCCGGTCGTGGACGGAGTCCGCGAAACGGCTTAATACGAACCATAACCCTGACCTCCAGATTTGATTAACTGTTTTTTAATGCTTCCACAATCTTTGTGGCAATTTCGATGCCAACCCGGTCCTGTGCTTCTACTGTGCTGGCGCCAACATGGGGAGTGACACTAACTTTCGGGTGAGAAACAAGTTCCAGATTTCGGGTCGGTTCTTCTTCATAAACATCCAGTCCTGCACCGGCAATCTCTCCGGCATTCAGGGCATCCAGCAGAGCTTTTTCATCCACGACTCCACCGCGGGCGCAGTTTATGAGATAAGCAGTTTTCTTCATTTTTTTCAATGCTTCGGCATCAATGAGGGGCTTGGGCATCTTTGGCACATGCAGGGATACGAAATCCGATTTTTCCAGCAGCTCATCAAGGGATACTTTCGTAACAGGCAATTTCGTTTCAACATCAACAACATCATACACCAGGACCTTCATTCCCAGGGCAATGGCTTTTTCTGCCAGAAGTCGTCCGATTTTACCGTAGCCTACAATTCCAAGGATTCGACCGTTGACTTCAATTCCTTTATATTTTTTCTTTTCCCATTTTCCTTCCCGCATGGTGACATTTGCCAGATGAATATAACGGGAAAGGGCAAGAATATGGGCCAGAGCCAGTTCCGCCACGGAAGCCGAGTTGGCACCGGGCGTATTCAAAACGGGAATTCCCAGAGATTTGGCATAGGAGTGATCAATATTATCTATCCCTGCTCCGCCCCGGGCAATGACTTTCAATTTTTTTCCGGCATCGATAACTTCTTTCGGAACCTTGGTGGCAGATCGGACCAGGATGGCATCAAATTCCGGAATCTTTTGAATCAATTCCTCCGGCTCATAATGCTCAATCACACATTCGTGCCCCGCCTGTTCCAAAATTTTACGGCCGTTTTCACTGATCCCATCGGTGATCAAAATTTTCATACCCGTCGCTCCTTTATCGTTATTAATGATCCTGTTCTGTCAAAAAAGTATAATAAAGTAACGAAAAAAAGAGGAAAATACTGTCAAAAAAACTTCGTGTCGCCCCAGCACGTGACGATTTCGGGACCTGACATTGAAGGATTAAATTAAAATTCCGAAGAGAAGTGAAATTTTATGTCCGGAAATTCTTCCATGGCACGGTTCAGTGCCCAGGGACTTTCAGCCATGAAAACATCCCGCTGATACTTATCCCGGGCCATGTAACGGGCTTTGCGCATGCAGAACTCTTTGAGGATTTTTTCATCGGGACAGGTCACCCAGCAGGCCTTATACAGATTCAGGGGCTCATAGCGACAGGATGCCCCGTATTCGTGTTTCAAACGGTATTGAATCACATCGAACTGAAGGGCACCCACGGTACCGATGATTTTCCGGTTATTCTGCCGCCTTACAAAAAGCTGGGCCACTCCCTCGTCCATAAGCTGTTCAAGTCCCTTCGCCAACTGTTTGTGCTTCATGGAATCCGTATTTTCTATATAACGAAACTGCTCCGGAGAAAAATTGGGGATTCCTTTAAAACGCAGGGATTCACCCTCAGTGAGTGTATCCCCGATTTTAAAATTCCCATTGTCATTAACCCCCACTACATCGCCGGGAAACGCTTCATCAATGACTTCCTTTTTATTAGCCATAAAAGATGTGGGGCCGGAGAAGCGGAATTCACGGTCCAGCCGGGTGTGATAATAGGGTTTCCCCCGTTCAAATTTGCCGGAACAGACCCGGATAAAGGCAATACGGGTGCGGTGATTAGGATCGATATTGGCATGAATTTTAAAAATAAAGCCGGTAAAGGTCTCTTCTTTGGGTTCCACCAGCCGCACATCCGTCTCCCGGGGAATCGGTGAAGGGGCAATCTGTATAAAACAATCCAATAGCTCTTTTACCCCGAAATTGTTGATGGCCGAACCATAGAAAACCGGAGAAAGCCCCCCTTTACGGTAATCCTCCACATTAAAATCCGGATAGACCCCTTTAACAAGAGCCAGCTCTTCCCGGAGAGTCTCGGCAGATGAATCCAGAAGACGATGCAGTTCCGGATCATTCAGATCCCGGATAACCACCGTATCTTCTTCCGATTGCTGACCGTGTGGATTGAAAAGAGCCAGTTTCTGTTCAAAAATATTGAACACACCTTTAAAGGAAGGTCCCATACCCACCGGCCAGCTCAGCGGTGTGACAACAAGATCCAGTTTTGCTTCGATTTCATCCAATAATTCAACGGCATCAAGTCCCATGCGATCCAATTTGTTGATAAAGACAATCACGGGAATATTCCGCATGCGGCACACGCCCACCAGTTTTTCCGTCTGTTCTTCCACCCCTTTAGCCACATCGATTACAATGATGGCGCTGTCTACGGCAGAGAGTGTCCGGTAGGTATCTTCGGCAAAATCCTTGTGTCCGGGCGTATCCAGAATATTGATTTTAATCCCATTATATTCAAAGCCCATAACCGAAGTTGCCACCGAAATTCCGCGCTGGCGCTCAATTTCCATAAAGTCGGACATGGTATTACGGTTGATTTTGTTTGATTTAACGGCCCCCGCTTCCCGGATAGCGCCACCGAAAAGGAGGAGCTTTTCCGTCAGGGTTGTTTTACCCGCATCCGGATGGGAAATAATCGCAAAAGTCCTTCGCCGGTTGATTTCTTTCAGTCTCTGCTTCTCTGTCATAGCGGGCGGAATTTAGTCAGAGGTTCCTGAATTTACAACGTGGAAACAGGGAGAGGGGGTGATTGATTTGATTGCCCCCACAGAGTTCATGGCGACAAAGAGGAAAAGGGAGTGATTTGATTGGAAGTTCGGAATGAGAGGTTCGAACATCGAAGTATGCGCGTTCCATGCGTTGTTTAAGAGTCTTTATTAAGATTACAGAAGAATTTGGATATAGGGTTTTTATAATATGATCACCAAAGGTTCTTAAAAGCTTTGAAGCAGCCGTATAAAGGTACAAAAATCCAACTCAGCGCTCATAACACTCTAACAATATCATCCATCTTTTTACGTTTCTTAGCTTTCGGCACATCGGCAGGATAGCCCAGGGTAATTAGAAGGGCAATTTTTTTTGATCCGGAAATATTCAGAAGCTTTCGGACCTTTTTCTCGTTGAACCAGCCCAGCATGCAGGTACCCAATCCCCGTTCGGCAGCCTGAAGGCAAAAATGTTCTGCAGCAATACCGATGTCAATCAGATGGTAGGGTGTCCCCTGAAGCCCGGCCCCAATCTGTGCAAGCACATGCCCTTTTTTCATGATAACTGCTACAATGACAGAAGCCTGAAGGGCAAATTTGTTAAAAGAGACAAGATTTGAAAAGGTGCTTTCGGCAATTTTTTTTCGAAGTTCGGGAGTTTTAATCACAACAAACTCCCAAGGTTGGGAGTTAGAAGCTGACGGTGCCAGCCTTGCAGCTTCCAGGCAGATTTTCAAATCATTATCCGGAACGGGATCCGGTTTATAGTGCCGTACACTGTAACGGGTTTTAACCAATTCTAAAAAATCCATACTATCTCCCAAATTAAACGGACATCTCAACGTCCCGTACTGCCGAATCCCCCCAGTCCCCGGTCCGAATCACTCAAATCATCCACTTCCACCAGTTCCGGATGCCTGGGCGTTTGAAAAATCAATTGGGCGATGCGGTCACCCCGGTGAATCAGGAAATCCTCCTCAGAGAAATTGGCCAAGATTACACCAATTTCATTCCGGTATCCTGCATCCACCGTTCCGGGGGCATTCAGGCAAAAAATCCCGTATTTCAAAGCCAGTCCGCTCCGGGAACGGACCTGTATTTCCATTTCACCTGGCAATTCCACCGCAATACCGGTTTTTACCAGAGTCCATTTTCCTGCCGGGACCACAGTTTCTTCCACGGCTGTAACATCATATCCCGCATCATAGCTGTGTTGACGGGACGGAAGGGTTGCATGGGGAGAAAGCCTTTTGATTTTTACAGTCATCACTTATCACACTTAGTATATCCGCACTGTACGCAAAATTCACACCCGTTTTCAAATTTCAGGGCTTTGGCATTACATTCCGGACAAATTTTAAAACTGGCATCGGATATCATGGTTTCCTGTGAGGAAGTCTTTTCTTTTTGTGTTTGTGTTTCAATGGGAATGCTTATCTGAGTGTCTTCAACACTTTGATCCGATCTAATCATCCCTTCATCTTTAAAAAACCGTTCAATGACATCAGCGACTTCCGAATAGAAGGAATGGATGTATTTTCCGTTTTTAAAATACCCCCCATTTGGATCATAAATACTGCGCAATTCCTCCAGGATAAAATAGGGATCGCTGGCACGGCGAAAGATGGCAGAAATCAATCGGGTCAGTACAGCATATTCGGCGGAATGGGTGAGATCCTTGGAATTGATAAAAATTTCCATGGGCCGTTTCTTCCCGTTTTCCCACACATAGCTCAGGGTAATATACACACTGAATTTTACAAAGGGACTCTTCACCTTATAGACTTTTGCGTCCACCACATCGGGGCGCATCAAGTTATTGGAGGGTTGTGGCTTAGGGGGTTGAATCACCGGTTTGTCCGCAACCGGTTTTTCCTTTGGTTTGACTTCCCGGATTTTAAATTCACTGTTTAACGTGAGCATCATACAACCTCAATATCTTGATTGTTCTTAATTCCAAGGGTCCTGAAATAATGAAAAGGCGTTGTCAGCGTGCCATCAGGCATTCTCATAATCTCATCACCGAAAAAGACCATTTTTTCACGTCCGGCATCCACTTCAAACTTTTTATCTTTAAAAGCCTGGAATTCGGAAGGTTTGCTATCTGCCGTGAGAATGGGAAACCGGCTTCCGTCCCGGTATACCGTTACGCCCTTTAATCCCTTCTCCCATGCTTTCAGATAAATATTTGAAATAACCTCCGGCTCGATATCCTCAGGCAGGTTAATCGTGGATGAGATGGAGTGGTCCACATATTTCTGACATACACTCTGAATCTCAATCCGCCGTTCAGGTGAAATATGGTGTGCAGTACGGAAGAACGCCTCCGGCAGATATTTCCTTAATTCTTCCTCCGTTTCGACATTTGCCACCTTATCCGTAAGTTCAAACATGTCGATATAAGCCTGAACCGAAGCATGGAAGACTTTAAAAAACTGGTTGTCAAAGGATTCAGCCCGACGGGTATAAAAGAGAGCAAAGACAGGCTCCACACCGCCGCTGACACCAATATAATTTTTCCGTCCCACAGACACCCCCCGGATGATATTGCTGATGGTGCCGGTCGGTGCAATGGAGGTAATGGCAATATTCCGGAGACCATGTTGACGGATATGCTCTTTGACTTCATCAGACAGGGCTTCCTGAAAAAAGGGACCGCCGGCATATTCCTCATATTCAAAAATATCGGATGGTGCTTTTTCCCTGGCCAGTTTTGAGGATGCCAGATATGCCTGATTATTGATAAACTGCATCACTTTATCCATCAAGGCGACTCCCTCAGGGCTGTCGTATGGAATTTTCAGCTGATAGAGCATATCCGCAATTCCCATAATACCCACTCCAAGGCGGCGGGTTTCCCCGGCGGCATCCCGCTGTTTTTCCAGGGGATTCAACACCTGATTCCAACTCACCACATTGTCCAGAAAACGAACCAGATTATAAACAGCTTTCTCCAGATTTTCCCAGTCCACTGCAGCCGAATCCATAAATCCGTTTTTCACAAAACGAGCCAGGTTCACGGAACCCAGATTACAGGCACCACCATCTTCCAGCGGGACCTCTGCACAGGGATTGGTGCAGATGATGGGCCGGCCCACATAGTTGGAGGGCGAGTACCGACTCATCTTCGTCCAGAACATGAGTCCGGGCTCAGCCGTCCGATAGTTGGATTCAATAAAGGTGTCCCACACATCCCTGGCCTTTACCAGTTCACGGACCTCGTTGGTCTCATCGGAACCGAAATAGAGGAGAAAATCACCGGTAAAGTGAATGGCCAGTTCTTCGTTTTCATCACCTGTATCCACCAGATAATCTCCAAAGACATCCCGTTTCACGGCATCCTTCAGATCCACCCGGGAAACGGTTTTACCAAACTTATCCTCCATCCATTGACTGAACAAGGCATAAGAATCAAAGACTTTCAGTTCTTCATAGTCCCGGATATCCTTGTTTGGAATACCCAGAGAATAATAATATCCGTCTTTCTGATAAGCCCTCATAAGGCGCTTCTTATTCTTTTTCCGATAGATAATAATCCGGTCCCTGCCGTAGAGTTTTTCTTCTTTGACCGCATTCATGAACTCATCGGTTACCTTTACCGAGATATTGGCAAAGCGAATTTGGGTATTTTCCACTATTTGTTTTTTGAGAAGATCCAGTTGGGATTCGTCGAATTTTCCGGACCACCGGCACTGTTCCACAATTTGCTGTGAAACCCAGTTCGGCGTTTTTTTCACACTGAGAAAGTGAAAAATATCGGGGTGTTTGATATCGATGGTCAGCATCAGGGCACCCCGCCGGCCGGATTGACCAATGAGTCCTGTCGTCATGGAATAGAGCTCCATAAAGGACACGGCTCCGGTGGATGTATCGGCAGCATTGTGCACAACTGACCCCCGGGGACGGAGAGGTGTAATATCCACACCAATTCCGCCACCGTAAGAATAGGTCCGGGCACATTCAGCAGCCGCCTTGTAAATAGATTCGATATCGTCATCCTCAATTCGGGTGACAAAACAGTTCGCCAGAGTCTTCAACCGGTACAAATCGCCGGCTCCCGCCAAAACCCGCCCCCCGGGCATCCAGTATCCTTCATATAAGTCCTTATAAAAAGCCTCAGCCCATTTTTTCTGCTTAATCTTCGTGGGTTCCTGGGACGCGACAAAAGAGGCAATACGGCAAAACACATCTTCAGGCCGTTTCTCTATCGGCTCTCCATTGATATCTTTTAGAAAATATTTCTTTTTATAAATACTGTTCGCCAGTTCGTTCCCGCACAGATAATCGGGGTGTAAAGGCAGTTCCTGGTTTTCAATGGCCGCTTTCAGATGTTCATAGATAGTCCGGTAGGTTTCAATCTTCTTTTCTCCTACCATCCGTGACAGTTTACCTTGGTGCAAAAACATTTTTTCAAACATGAGAAGACTCCGGGAACTGGTTGCGTTGACTTGTTGTTTTTTCCTTTTCTAACACAAGATATTGTGTTCGTTCTTAGGTATGATACAATATAGAGAAATTAAAGTCAAAGTGAATTTTCGATTTATCTTTCAATTTTTTCTTATCTCGTTCTAAGTAACTGATATGGACGCATCTATAGAGGAAAATTTTTTTTACCTGAATCGGGACTTGTTAAATCACAAAGACGCGTGTAATTTTTGCGGTCACGGAGAAACCATGCTTAAACACTTTCGTTACATAAATTGGATTCGTCTGTTAAGAGGAAAAAACATTCTGCCCGAATCCACGGCACCATTGAATTGGAATACATTAAAGACAGATACACACAAACTTTTTATATCTCTTCCTGACAACACCCGTCATATTCACGTGGTTAACCACATGCTGAGCCGCATTTTGTTGGAAAACTCCTCTCTGAATATTTCTGTTCTGGTCCCTCCAGCTTTCGAAGATTTTATCCGCAGTATGCGATTTTACAAAAACATTTATATCCTTCCGACGGTAAAACCAACGGCATTTCCCATTACGGAGGAAATGGTCGCCGGAGCCACCGGAGAGACATGTGATATAGGAATTGACCTGAATATTTCCCCTTACATCCTGTCGCATTATCTTATCGCCACCCGGTCGAAAAAGGCCTCTCTGGGCTTTTACAATCCCTTCAGCGCTCCCCTTTTCAGCATGACGTTGAAACTGGGAGAATCAGGCTCCTACGACAATGGATTAGAATCCCTGTTCACAATGGCAGGAATACAGATCCCGGAACAAAAATCGCTGTAACCTTTTATTTGTTTTCATCACATTGTTAATAAATTGAAGAAGAAATGATATTTTCATTGCAATAAAGCATTTGGAAATGTAGATTATCGCCCAAATCAGGAGAGGCGTGTATGACCAAATACTTTAATGAACTCATTTGTCCCGAATGTGAAGAGCCCCTCACGGCCGAAGACCTCCAGAAAAACCTGGTATGCCCTCATTGTAAAACAAAATTGAGGGATCCCAAGTATATTGAATTTCTTGAATACCTGGTCGCACAGGGGATTGTTGAGGACATTGATTTTTTCGATACGGATTTGTATGGCAGTGATTTTATGAAATATGAAACCAATGAACTGGATGAGGAAGACATTGCCGATGTGGTGGCACCCCAGAAACCGGGTGGCTTTTTATCCAACAACATGATGAGTGTTGAGGAAGAGTACATCAAGGACATTGATGAAAGTCAGGATGCCCCGGAAGACTATACGGTTTTCGACCCTTCCGAAATAGACGACATGTCCGAAGACGATGCCGGTTCAAACGATGATGATTAAGGGGGACCTATGAACGACGAAAAAAATCAAAAATCGAAGAAGATGGAAATCAACCTGAGTGAACAGAAAGCTTCAGGGGATTATTCAAACCTGGCTATCGTCACCCATTCCGCTTCGGAATTTATTCTGGACTTCTGCCAGGTCCTTCCCGGCATGCCCAAAGCAAATGTGGCATCCCGTATCATATTGAATCCGCAACATGCCAAAGCCCTTTTAAAGACTCTTGAAGTGAACATTCACCGGTATGAACAAACATTTGGTGAGATAAAGGAAATCCGCCATCCCCAGAATCAGACTATCAACCTGAAGCCTGAAAAAAACGTTATCAACTAAGATTTCACATCTGAAGATTCATCAGAAAGCGCCGTTTCGGCGCTTTTTTGTTTTGCCAGAATTTTCTGATACAGCCAGGCCTGCCAAAGGGTACAAAGCAATCTGCCAATGACGAATCCCAGGACGGCACCGGCCAGGACATCCAAAGGATAATGGCGTCCCACATAAACCCGGGAATAGGCCACTAAAACGGCCATCAGCCAGGGAATAAAGCGCCGTTTGCGATAGAAAAAGGTCAGGACGGCTGCAACAGTAAAGAAATTGGCTGCATGGTTCGAGGGAAAAGTCCACCGCCCGCCATAGCCGTCCAGACGGCGGATATGTTCAAGGACCCGGATTTTTTCCGGCGTGAGGGAAAGAGAATCCTCAAAATGTCGAACCCTGGCAGTCAGCACGTGCAAAGAATCTTCAAGAGCCGGTGGGACCGTGTCCAGGGAAAGAATCTCAATTTGTAGTTTTTCCTGCTTTTCTTTTAACGGTTCATATTCCCGGAGGAGCCGGCTGGGACGGATGCGACCGGCATTGGGCTTGATCAGGCGGGCTGCCGTAAAGTCGGTGATCCCAAAAGCAAACAGCAACATCAAAAAAGTCACCCGGCCTTTTCGCTTTCCC
This region of Candidatus Neomarinimicrobiota bacterium genomic DNA includes:
- a CDS encoding DUF1015 domain-containing protein — encoded protein: MVRIKPFRGLRPRPGLEAKIASKPYDVLNSEEARKEADGNPYSFLHVVKSEIDLPGDISLYDPRVYEKAAENLQDFIQKKWLIRDEKPVLYLYGQKMGNHSQYGLVATAHVEDYLEGKIKIHELTREVKEKDRIRHVETTNANTGPVFLTYQASESIDEILEKVRQNKPVYLFTASDGVVHSLWVIEDEETLHALAKAFADLPCAYVADGHHRSKSAAMVGKRRREANPKHTGEEEYNWFLAVFFPHNHLKILDYNRVVKDLNGLSVKDFLAKVAEKFNVKKVCYAQDARPTEKHCVGMYLEGQWYTLKALPGSFDEEDPVDRLDVSVLHQNLLTPILNIGDPRTDDRVDFVGGIRGLTELEKQVDSGEMAVAFALYPTSVEELMAIADAGKLMPPKSTWFEPKLRSGLIIHTLDD
- a CDS encoding D-2-hydroxyacid dehydrogenase, which translates into the protein MKILITDGISENGRKILEQAGHECVIEHYEPEELIQKIPEFDAILVRSATKVPKEVIDAGKKLKVIARGGAGIDNIDHSYAKSLGIPVLNTPGANSASVAELALAHILALSRYIHLANVTMREGKWEKKKYKGIEVNGRILGIVGYGKIGRLLAEKAIALGMKVLVYDVVDVETKLPVTKVSLDELLEKSDFVSLHVPKMPKPLIDAEALKKMKKTAYLINCARGGVVDEKALLDALNAGEIAGAGLDVYEEEPTRNLELVSHPKVSVTPHVGASTVEAQDRVGIEIATKIVEALKNS
- a CDS encoding peptide chain release factor 3 is translated as MTEKQRLKEINRRRTFAIISHPDAGKTTLTEKLLLFGGAIREAGAVKSNKINRNTMSDFMEIERQRGISVATSVMGFEYNGIKINILDTPGHKDFAEDTYRTLSAVDSAIIVIDVAKGVEEQTEKLVGVCRMRNIPVIVFINKLDRMGLDAVELLDEIEAKLDLVVTPLSWPVGMGPSFKGVFNIFEQKLALFNPHGQQSEEDTVVIRDLNDPELHRLLDSSAETLREELALVKGVYPDFNVEDYRKGGLSPVFYGSAINNFGVKELLDCFIQIAPSPIPRETDVRLVEPKEETFTGFIFKIHANIDPNHRTRIAFIRVCSGKFERGKPYYHTRLDREFRFSGPTSFMANKKEVIDEAFPGDVVGVNDNGNFKIGDTLTEGESLRFKGIPNFSPEQFRYIENTDSMKHKQLAKGLEQLMDEGVAQLFVRRQNNRKIIGTVGALQFDVIQYRLKHEYGASCRYEPLNLYKACWVTCPDEKILKEFCMRKARYMARDKYQRDVFMAESPWALNRAMEEFPDIKFHFSSEF
- a CDS encoding nitroreductase family protein → MDFLELVKTRYSVRHYKPDPVPDNDLKICLEAARLAPSASNSQPWEFVVIKTPELRKKIAESTFSNLVSFNKFALQASVIVAVIMKKGHVLAQIGAGLQGTPYHLIDIGIAAEHFCLQAAERGLGTCMLGWFNEKKVRKLLNISGSKKIALLITLGYPADVPKAKKRKKMDDIVRVL
- the dut gene encoding dUTP diphosphatase, giving the protein MMTVKIKRLSPHATLPSRQHSYDAGYDVTAVEETVVPAGKWTLVKTGIAVELPGEMEIQVRSRSGLALKYGIFCLNAPGTVDAGYRNEIGVILANFSEEDFLIHRGDRIAQLIFQTPRHPELVEVDDLSDSDRGLGGFGSTGR
- a CDS encoding adenosylcobalamin-dependent ribonucleoside-diphosphate reductase, whose protein sequence is MFEKMFLHQGKLSRMVGEKKIETYRTIYEHLKAAIENQELPLHPDYLCGNELANSIYKKKYFLKDINGEPIEKRPEDVFCRIASFVASQEPTKIKQKKWAEAFYKDLYEGYWMPGGRVLAGAGDLYRLKTLANCFVTRIEDDDIESIYKAAAECARTYSYGGGIGVDITPLRPRGSVVHNAADTSTGAVSFMELYSMTTGLIGQSGRRGALMLTIDIKHPDIFHFLSVKKTPNWVSQQIVEQCRWSGKFDESQLDLLKKQIVENTQIRFANISVKVTDEFMNAVKEEKLYGRDRIIIYRKKNKKRLMRAYQKDGYYYSLGIPNKDIRDYEELKVFDSYALFSQWMEDKFGKTVSRVDLKDAVKRDVFGDYLVDTGDENEELAIHFTGDFLLYFGSDETNEVRELVKARDVWDTFIESNYRTAEPGLMFWTKMSRYSPSNYVGRPIICTNPCAEVPLEDGGACNLGSVNLARFVKNGFMDSAAVDWENLEKAVYNLVRFLDNVVSWNQVLNPLEKQRDAAGETRRLGVGIMGIADMLYQLKIPYDSPEGVALMDKVMQFINNQAYLASSKLAREKAPSDIFEYEEYAGGPFFQEALSDEVKEHIRQHGLRNIAITSIAPTGTISNIIRGVSVGRKNYIGVSGGVEPVFALFYTRRAESFDNQFFKVFHASVQAYIDMFELTDKVANVETEEELRKYLPEAFFRTAHHISPERRIEIQSVCQKYVDHSISSTINLPEDIEPEVISNIYLKAWEKGLKGVTVYRDGSRFPILTADSKPSEFQAFKDKKFEVDAGREKMVFFGDEIMRMPDGTLTTPFHYFRTLGIKNNQDIEVV
- a CDS encoding DUF3467 domain-containing protein, with the translated sequence MNDEKNQKSKKMEINLSEQKASGDYSNLAIVTHSASEFILDFCQVLPGMPKANVASRIILNPQHAKALLKTLEVNIHRYEQTFGEIKEIRHPQNQTINLKPEKNVIN
- a CDS encoding phosphatase PAP2 family protein, which codes for MLLSLDLTLFRLINQVWIHPWLDVFFTFITRPETWIPVGLGLSGYLLILGKRKGRVTFLMLLFAFGITDFTAARLIKPNAGRIRPSRLLREYEPLKEKQEKLQIEILSLDTVPPALEDSLHVLTARVRHFEDSLSLTPEKIRVLEHIRRLDGYGGRWTFPSNHAANFFTVAAVLTFFYRKRRFIPWLMAVLVAYSRVYVGRHYPLDVLAGAVLGFVIGRLLCTLWQAWLYQKILAKQKSAETALSDESSDVKS